The following are from one region of the Paraglaciecola sp. L1A13 genome:
- a CDS encoding helix-turn-helix transcriptional regulator has translation MIKCHLARLMGEKKMKIMDVARETGLNRNTVTLLYKETAQRIDLDAIDKLCDLFECEVGELLEKQ, from the coding sequence ATGATTAAATGTCACCTCGCGCGCTTGATGGGCGAGAAGAAAATGAAAATAATGGATGTCGCAAGAGAAACTGGACTCAACAGAAATACGGTAACTTTGTTATATAAAGAAACTGCACAACGCATAGACTTGGATGCTATTGATAAGCTTTGTGATTTGTTTGAATGTGAAGTGGGTGAGTTGTTAGAAAAGCAGTAA
- the brxL gene encoding protease Lon-related BREX system protein BrxL, whose product MNNNNDINDDENNKNINVDVHVHLHDEENQAEDVAQEHEVLPPTVAEEKAELKSVDLDELMTTEFKGRVVRKDLTKQLKEGANVPVYVLEYLLGMYCSSSEDDLIEEGMKNVKKILSENYVRPDEAEKAKSMIREKGSHKVIDKVTVKLNQKKDIYEASLSNIGIVDAVVPNKIVKENEKLLTGGIWCIITVSYFYEEGQKISPFGVSNLKPIQMPSMNMDEVYEARKKFTMDQWMDLLLRSIGMEPSNLEQRAKWHLIARMIPFVENNYNVCELGPRGTGKSHVYKECSPNSLLVSGGQTTVANLFYNMSSRQIGLVGMWDVVAFDEVAGIRFKDKDGIQIMKDYMASGSFSRGRDSIEAKASMVFIGNIDHSVETLVKTSHLLAPFPDEMIDAAFFDRFHGYIPGWEIPKMRPEFFTDRFGLITDYLAEYMREMRKTTFADAIDKFFKLGNNLNQRDVIGVRRTTSGLLKLLFPDGLYKKEDVRVCLTYALEVRRRIKEQLKKIGGMEFFDVNFSYIDNQTLEEFFINVPEQGGSNLIPAGISKPGVVHFVSVGATGKLGVYRLESQMTAGNGKHSTSGFGSDTSAKEQVRVGFEYFKGNLNRIAATSRFSDHEFHLHFVDLQSSGNSHSASLSSLVACCSILLAKSIQEKMVVLGSMTLGGVVNPVQDLASCMQVALEAGATKVLIPMASASDIPTVPAETFTKFQVNFYSDPVDAVYKALGVQ is encoded by the coding sequence ATGAATAATAACAATGACATTAACGACGACGAAAACAACAAAAATATCAATGTTGATGTCCATGTACACCTCCATGATGAAGAAAATCAGGCTGAAGACGTAGCTCAAGAGCATGAAGTTCTGCCGCCCACTGTTGCCGAAGAAAAAGCTGAATTAAAAAGTGTGGATCTTGATGAATTGATGACCACAGAATTTAAAGGCCGAGTAGTCAGAAAAGATTTAACCAAACAGTTAAAAGAAGGTGCGAATGTTCCTGTCTATGTGCTTGAGTATTTGTTGGGTATGTATTGTTCTTCATCAGAGGACGACCTTATTGAAGAGGGTATGAAGAACGTAAAGAAAATACTCAGTGAAAACTACGTTCGTCCAGATGAAGCCGAAAAAGCAAAATCAATGATTCGGGAGAAAGGCAGCCATAAGGTTATTGATAAGGTCACTGTTAAACTCAATCAGAAGAAAGATATCTATGAAGCGAGTTTGTCAAACATCGGTATTGTTGATGCTGTTGTTCCCAATAAAATTGTTAAAGAAAATGAAAAGCTTCTGACGGGCGGTATTTGGTGCATCATTACCGTAAGTTACTTTTATGAAGAGGGACAAAAAATATCGCCCTTTGGTGTATCGAACTTAAAACCCATTCAAATGCCTTCGATGAATATGGATGAAGTGTATGAAGCACGTAAAAAATTCACTATGGATCAGTGGATGGATTTATTACTTCGTTCAATTGGAATGGAACCTTCAAACTTAGAGCAACGCGCTAAATGGCACCTGATTGCACGTATGATCCCGTTCGTAGAAAATAACTATAACGTGTGTGAACTTGGACCACGGGGCACGGGTAAGTCACACGTATACAAAGAATGTTCACCTAACTCCCTACTTGTGTCTGGTGGTCAAACGACCGTTGCGAATTTGTTTTACAACATGTCTTCTCGCCAAATTGGTTTGGTGGGCATGTGGGATGTAGTTGCTTTTGACGAAGTTGCTGGGATACGGTTTAAAGATAAAGACGGCATTCAAATCATGAAAGATTATATGGCATCTGGTTCATTCTCTCGTGGTCGTGATTCGATTGAAGCTAAAGCATCTATGGTGTTTATCGGTAATATTGATCACAGTGTTGAGACCTTAGTTAAAACCAGCCATCTACTCGCCCCCTTCCCCGATGAAATGATTGATGCTGCATTTTTTGATCGTTTTCATGGTTATATTCCTGGTTGGGAAATACCTAAAATGCGCCCTGAGTTTTTCACTGATCGTTTTGGCTTAATTACTGATTATCTCGCTGAATATATGCGTGAAATGCGCAAAACGACTTTTGCTGACGCGATAGACAAATTTTTTAAACTGGGCAACAACCTAAATCAAAGGGATGTTATTGGGGTTCGTCGCACGACTTCTGGGTTACTCAAATTATTATTTCCTGATGGGCTTTATAAAAAAGAGGATGTAAGGGTATGTTTAACTTATGCATTAGAAGTTCGTCGTCGAATTAAAGAACAGCTGAAAAAAATTGGTGGTATGGAATTTTTTGACGTGAATTTTAGTTACATTGACAACCAAACCTTAGAAGAATTCTTTATCAATGTGCCAGAGCAAGGCGGTTCTAACCTAATACCAGCGGGTATTTCAAAGCCAGGTGTGGTGCACTTTGTTAGCGTTGGCGCAACCGGTAAACTGGGAGTATATCGTTTAGAGTCCCAAATGACGGCTGGAAATGGTAAACATTCAACGTCAGGATTTGGTTCAGATACCTCAGCAAAAGAGCAAGTTAGAGTCGGTTTTGAGTATTTCAAAGGTAACTTAAACCGAATTGCCGCGACATCTAGATTCTCTGATCATGAATTTCACCTGCATTTTGTTGATTTGCAGAGTTCAGGTAACAGCCATTCAGCTAGTTTGTCATCACTGGTAGCTTGTTGTTCTATATTGCTTGCGAAGTCCATCCAAGAGAAAATGGTAGTACTGGGTAGTATGACTTTAGGGGGTGTGGTTAACCCGGTACAAGATCTTGCGTCATGCATGCAGGTCGCACTCGAAGCTGGTGCAACAAAAGTATTAATTCCTATGGCTTCAGCATCAGACATCCCGACGGTTCCTGCAGAAACATTTACTAAATTCCAAGTTAACTTTTACAGTGATCCCGTAGATGCAGTTTACAAGGCACTTGGTGTCCAATGA
- a CDS encoding Arm DNA-binding domain-containing protein: protein MGNVNVRKGSQKLYLDFRFRNQRCREQTELNDTPGNRKRLELMMDRVKAEILLGQFDYAKTFPSSKMLTKLNAQDKALNSAAGLPPEFEEFTEIWFFEMQASWRRSYEKIIRMILDHRLIPEFGKKAVDRITKADLLQFRAHLAKVVRKNGKHLSATYINRHMKIMRMILNEAADRYEFTTPYMGIKPLKVPKSDIEPFTPHEIRLILNTVRPDFKDYFTVRFFTGMRTGEIDGLKWRYIYFENRLILIRETIVDGHVEYTKTDGSQRDIQMNQQVFDALHNMRKITFNNEYVFCSKTGSPLRHDLVTKRVWHPLLKHLGLRKRRPYETRHSAATLWLASGENPEWIARQMGHVNTEMLFRIYSRFVPNLTRTDGSAIERMLTNVMAEPNSEEKDNA, encoded by the coding sequence ATGGGTAATGTAAATGTGCGTAAAGGGAGCCAAAAGCTCTATCTAGATTTTCGTTTCAGAAACCAGCGTTGCCGAGAGCAAACCGAACTGAACGATACACCTGGCAATCGTAAAAGGTTGGAATTGATGATGGATCGTGTCAAGGCTGAAATCTTGCTGGGCCAGTTTGATTACGCCAAGACTTTTCCAAGCAGTAAAATGTTAACGAAACTAAATGCTCAGGATAAGGCTTTAAACTCCGCGGCGGGTTTGCCACCTGAATTTGAGGAATTTACTGAAATCTGGTTTTTTGAAATGCAGGCTAGTTGGCGAAGAAGTTATGAGAAAATTATTCGGATGATCCTTGATCATCGCCTCATTCCTGAATTTGGTAAAAAAGCGGTCGACCGCATCACTAAAGCTGATCTACTCCAATTTCGCGCCCATCTCGCCAAAGTCGTGCGCAAAAATGGAAAGCATTTATCTGCAACTTATATCAATCGACATATGAAAATTATGCGAATGATTTTGAATGAAGCAGCCGACCGATACGAGTTTACAACACCTTATATGGGCATTAAACCGCTAAAGGTCCCTAAATCCGATATTGAGCCTTTTACGCCTCACGAAATTAGGCTCATTCTGAATACTGTTAGACCTGATTTTAAAGATTATTTTACGGTCCGATTTTTTACAGGAATGCGAACCGGGGAAATCGATGGCTTAAAGTGGCGTTATATTTATTTCGAAAATCGACTGATTTTAATCAGGGAAACCATAGTGGATGGTCATGTTGAATATACCAAAACAGACGGTAGTCAACGGGATATTCAAATGAATCAACAAGTATTTGATGCTCTCCACAACATGCGAAAAATTACTTTCAACAACGAGTACGTCTTTTGTTCAAAAACGGGAAGCCCTTTGCGCCATGATCTTGTGACGAAACGAGTTTGGCATCCTCTATTAAAGCACCTAGGCTTGAGAAAACGTCGCCCCTATGAAACTCGACATTCAGCGGCGACACTTTGGTTAGCAAGCGGCGAAAACCCAGAATGGATCGCTCGACAAATGGGTCACGTCAATACAGAGATGCTGTTTCGTATTTACTCGCGCTTTGTTCCGAACCTAACTCGAACAGATGGCAGTGCAATTGAACGCATGCTGACAAATGTCATGGCTGAACCGAATAGCGAGGAGAAAGATAATGCGTAA
- the pglZ gene encoding BREX-1 system phosphatase PglZ type A: protein MNLEQIKKGILAKFEKCRIVFWQDEDAEFEEQVSQLKAELESAGISVIALDDESHLEVKYRVELLEPKTSFLLYGGKSISEPTRDWLFDIRLYAQQFYADSSSMVLNELGMRMEFRQLISGYKKFFGNKQRYAKLRKLITSNADKEILELAMIATLAKVDTVSFHTIIHQLITQYNTDSIGCDEFIDELEKFGLADAFWLFALKEFGYLSIGLWAESAATPNLKDLIFKLLVTDCQHGLVSSGADVVKSKFMQSLSAHLLPVSLNSDQKDLLPNEVQKLIGNHSAKRAAVVNFVTSWRESRTLSESYNQVATEVALELEIRSKLDEFKQPNHLLKLETFEEAEQQLIKSIAKDLPAFDSNDIADWISQRLRGHWCHAESKYASIYKALKAAKQFFDLKEKYVDGFVFSSAGAMYQAYEKEIYQFDYYYRLFAEHAIDVHKHGSDILKATGLVTDMESMYVDWYLHDFAIAWGNLVDNQSLLANWNIPGIPNQQHFFNDQVKSVLNKTQIKRVFVIISDALRYEVAHEIHQQINDEKRFKAEIGSQLGVVPSYTQLGMGSLLPHQSLTAHLNNKVEYKADGISVHGLENRQKVLAKHGGIAFKADEVLNWTNQEGRDKVKDAQVVYIYHDEIDAIGDDSKTENQTFEAVRNAIDEIKQLVSRIINRLNGSRVIVTADHGFLFKMTDVTDSDKTTLKTKPSGAVEAKKRYVIGSGLPSDDYYWTGKLSNTAGINIDVEGDAEFMIPRGSNRFHFVGGAKFIHGGIMPQEICVPLISIKELHDEKTQVKHAKQKVSVVPLKSPLRVVSNIDRIQFLQTDAVGDKFKARELEIWVEDPEGKKLSATEKVLFDSSSAVMEERKRNVQIKLEGSGFDRTMSYKLIMKDTDASQNLNVHSVTIDLAFEDDFF, encoded by the coding sequence ATGAATTTAGAACAAATTAAAAAAGGTATTCTCGCCAAATTTGAAAAGTGTCGAATAGTCTTCTGGCAAGATGAGGATGCTGAATTTGAAGAGCAAGTTTCCCAACTTAAGGCTGAATTAGAAAGCGCAGGGATTAGTGTTATCGCTTTAGATGATGAGTCACATTTAGAAGTTAAATATCGCGTTGAATTGTTAGAGCCTAAAACTAGTTTTCTTTTATATGGCGGTAAATCGATTAGTGAACCAACAAGAGACTGGTTGTTTGATATTCGTTTGTATGCACAACAATTTTACGCGGATTCTAGCTCAATGGTATTGAATGAGTTAGGTATGAGAATGGAGTTTCGTCAGCTAATTAGCGGCTATAAAAAGTTTTTTGGCAACAAACAACGTTATGCAAAACTACGTAAGCTAATTACTAGTAATGCTGATAAAGAAATATTGGAATTAGCAATGATTGCGACCTTAGCTAAGGTCGATACTGTTAGTTTTCATACCATAATACATCAGCTTATTACTCAATATAATACCGACAGTATTGGCTGTGATGAGTTTATTGATGAACTCGAAAAGTTTGGCCTAGCGGATGCATTTTGGTTATTCGCACTGAAAGAGTTTGGCTATTTATCAATAGGACTATGGGCTGAATCGGCAGCTACTCCTAACTTAAAAGATTTGATCTTTAAGTTGTTAGTTACTGATTGTCAGCACGGCTTAGTGTCATCTGGTGCTGATGTAGTTAAATCTAAATTTATGCAATCTTTGTCAGCACATTTGTTGCCCGTGTCACTTAACAGTGACCAAAAAGATCTGTTACCCAACGAGGTGCAAAAATTAATTGGCAATCACTCTGCGAAACGCGCCGCTGTAGTCAATTTTGTAACCAGTTGGCGGGAAAGTAGGACTTTGTCTGAGTCTTACAATCAAGTTGCTACAGAGGTCGCACTTGAACTTGAAATAAGAAGTAAACTTGATGAATTTAAACAGCCCAATCACTTACTGAAATTAGAGACGTTTGAAGAAGCTGAACAACAATTAATTAAATCTATAGCTAAGGACCTACCTGCCTTTGATAGCAATGATATTGCTGATTGGATATCACAAAGACTGAGGGGGCATTGGTGCCATGCTGAAAGTAAATATGCATCTATATATAAGGCATTAAAAGCAGCCAAACAATTTTTTGATTTAAAAGAAAAGTATGTGGATGGTTTTGTATTTTCTAGTGCAGGCGCTATGTATCAAGCTTACGAGAAAGAAATTTATCAATTCGATTATTACTATCGATTATTTGCTGAACATGCAATTGACGTACACAAACATGGATCAGACATATTAAAGGCAACAGGTCTGGTAACTGATATGGAATCAATGTATGTCGATTGGTATTTACATGATTTTGCTATTGCATGGGGTAACTTGGTAGACAATCAATCATTGCTAGCTAATTGGAATATACCGGGCATACCAAACCAGCAGCATTTCTTTAATGACCAAGTCAAAAGTGTATTAAATAAAACTCAAATAAAACGGGTGTTTGTGATTATATCGGATGCACTTAGGTATGAAGTCGCTCATGAAATTCATCAACAAATTAATGATGAAAAACGCTTCAAGGCTGAAATAGGCTCGCAACTTGGGGTGGTACCTTCGTATACGCAACTAGGTATGGGCAGTTTATTACCTCATCAATCCTTGACCGCCCACTTAAATAATAAAGTGGAGTATAAGGCTGATGGGATATCGGTACATGGTTTAGAGAATCGCCAAAAGGTATTAGCCAAACATGGAGGTATCGCATTTAAAGCTGACGAAGTGTTAAATTGGACTAATCAAGAAGGTCGCGACAAAGTTAAAGACGCTCAGGTTGTCTATATTTATCATGATGAAATAGATGCTATTGGCGACGACAGTAAAACCGAAAATCAAACCTTTGAAGCGGTACGTAATGCCATCGACGAGATTAAACAGCTAGTCAGTCGTATTATTAATCGTTTAAATGGCAGCCGAGTGATAGTAACCGCGGATCATGGTTTTTTGTTTAAAATGACCGACGTGACTGACAGTGATAAAACCACATTAAAAACCAAACCAAGTGGAGCGGTTGAAGCGAAAAAACGCTACGTGATAGGCTCGGGATTACCCTCGGATGATTATTATTGGACAGGAAAGTTGTCTAATACCGCTGGTATAAATATTGATGTTGAAGGTGATGCCGAGTTTATGATCCCAAGGGGTAGCAATAGGTTTCATTTTGTTGGAGGCGCAAAATTCATTCATGGTGGCATTATGCCCCAAGAAATTTGCGTACCACTTATCAGCATAAAAGAGTTGCATGACGAGAAAACACAAGTCAAACATGCCAAACAAAAAGTGAGTGTGGTGCCGTTAAAAAGCCCGCTTCGAGTTGTGTCTAATATTGACCGTATTCAATTTTTACAGACCGATGCTGTAGGCGACAAATTTAAAGCTCGTGAGTTAGAAATTTGGGTTGAAGATCCTGAAGGTAAAAAACTTAGCGCAACAGAAAAAGTGCTGTTTGATTCTTCATCTGCCGTAATGGAAGAACGTAAACGTAATGTTCAAATCAAATTGGAAGGTAGTGGTTTTGACAGAACAATGAGTTACAAGTTAATAATGAAAGACACTGACGCTAGTCAAAATCTTAATGTGCACTCGGTAACGATAGATTTAGCATTTGAAGATGATTTCTTTTAA